From Sceloporus undulatus isolate JIND9_A2432 ecotype Alabama chromosome 6, SceUnd_v1.1, whole genome shotgun sequence, one genomic window encodes:
- the LOC121934709 gene encoding uncharacterized protein LOC121934709, with the protein MATSQGSVAPPPSVSGSEPLEDLPTATGVREQDSAKDVCADMATSQGSVAPPPSISGSEPLEDLPTATRNRGRHNANVNHSQRIQTESAEMGTFNPNAPVIFQDLDSEEMEDTYYPSFCSQSTQDECLLFPSDGCPLSSHEMKSHVHGLCKLYLSNPLKAWKAADIVAEKHLDIFIEHVLEGNGTECEIAFLGVLDSPKCNVDKMACLLICQIRGGPCSFPVPAGKESQMKITAIKLLGRMVRYIEQPERLDKWILDFFIIFSIVATNQVMPGASCHTSDWTRKEASDIIKIINRKWKVLNSVFLKYCAFH; encoded by the exons ATGGCCACATCGCAGGGTTCAGTGGCGCCTCCTCCCTCGGTCTCA GGGTCTGAGCCATTGGAAGACCTTCCTACAGCTACTGGAGTCAGGGAACAAGACAGTGCCAAAGATGTCTGTGCTGATATGGCCACATCGCAGGGTTCAGTGGCACCTCCTCCCTCGATCTCA GGGTCTGAGCCATTGGAAGACCTTCCTACAGCTACTAGAAACAGGGGACGACACAATGCCAATGTGAATCACTCCCAAAG AATTCAGACAGAATCTGCGGAGATGGGTACATTTAATCCCAATGCACCCGTCATATTTCAG GAtttagacagtgaagaaatggAAGATACGTATTATCCTTCATTCTGTTCACAGAG CACCCAAGATGAATGTCTTCTGTTCCCTTCCGATGGCTGTCCTTTGTCGTCACACGAA ATGAAATCACATGTACATGGACTGTGCAAACTGTACCTTTCCAACCCTTTAAAGGCATGGAAAGCAGCAGACATTGTTGCCGAGAAACATCTGGACATCTTTATAGAGCATGTATTGGAAGGAAACGGAAC TGAATGTGAGATAGCATTTTTGGGAGTCCTAGACTCACCCAAATGCAATGTGGATAAAATGGCATGCCTCTTGATTTGCCAGATTCGTGGGGGACCTTGCTCTTTTCCTGTTCCGGCGGGGAAAGAGTCTCAGATGAAG ATAACAGCAATCAAACTTCTTGGGCGAATGGTACGTTACATCGAACAGCCAGAGAGGCTTGACAAATGGATCCTTGACTTTTTTATCATCTTTTCGATTGTCGCGACAAACCAAGTCATGCCTGGGGCTTCATGTCACACCAGTGACTGGACACGAAA AGAAGCATCTGATATAATTAAGATCATAAACAGGAAATGGAAGGTGCTTAACTCTGTATTCTTGAAGTATTGTGCCTTTCATTAG